The Aspergillus luchuensis IFO 4308 DNA, chromosome 4, nearly complete sequence DNA window GTCGTATGAGAGTGGGAACTCGAAGGAGTGTACTGGCTGATAGACGTGTCATGGATACTACTATCATTAGAACCTATCTCTTTGATTATCAAGGGAAGACCAACCTTTGGGGTGTGTTTACAGGCGTGCTAGAGTACGAGAGTGTCGTGGCTCCATGGGAAGACATCGATGCTCCATCGTGGTCGTCGGTTGAGGCCCCCTGAGTAGCACCAAGGGATGCCGTCGCtagcgaagaaggagagtACGATGGCGTATTCGAGGCTGAGATCGTGGTAGCTGTTGAGTCCGACTCCGAAGTCCATGAAGGATGACTCTCGGAAGAGGTTCTACCCTGCGTGTTTGCAACAGCCGACGAGGCGGGATGCGAGGACTGAGGAAGCCCTAACGCGGGTGAGACGATGCTGGCAGCGCAGAGTCCTGCCAGCAGGGTTTTTGCATTAAAGAGTGGCATTGTCCAAAGGACGATAAAGAATGACGGTAACAAGCAAAAACAAAGAGTGAGTGACAGTTGGCTTACGCTTGGCATAAAGAAATCTCCTGAAGGGAGACTGTTTCTTTAGTATTCCCAACTCTTGCTCCTTGGTGGCTGAGCTTCGGTAACAGCGTAGAGGACTGGGCTGGCCGCGGCGGTGGCTTTTGGCCCCCAGAGGGCCAAAACCAAGCAATACCACCATCCCCGTTCCACCAATGCTTCGAGTCATTTCTCCTCGTAGAATTGTTTGTCTACTGCAGGTACGGCTCGATCGGTCGCATGCGCGAGTCAAGCTATTGTGCTTATTACTGGATGGAAGAGTGTAAAGCCCATCAGCGTGCGTGTTTGAACTTGGCTTAATTAAACCCGATCCTCTGGCCCCCGAGACAGCCTGAATGGGGCGAGAACTTCGCCAGAACAAGCGATAATATAGGCGATCTTTGCACTGCCTGGTGGTCAACGCGGATAGTTTGCCCGATCGCTTCTTGGAAGACAGTCTCCTAGATCGGCTAAGTGCTTAGCTCTCGGTCTAGGCGACCAAGGAGCGTAGAGATGGCACCAACACATGCCCTAGGTAATATAGCAAAGGAAATACTTGGAATGGCTTATTGAGATGGCCAGAGCCGCGATTGTATCTGTGCTGAAGTAGGTTTCGTAAAGATGGTCCATTGAATATCAGGCAGCTTTGACAACCGAATGGAAAGGGTGGACATCGACAAATCGTAGAGGCCAGAATGGACACTTAGTAACTAGCTAAATGTTGGAAAGGTGGACAGAACAGGACATCTATTGGCGTACTCATTGGATTGCCAATTGATCCGACGGAGTGTCATTGATTGGCTGGGTGTAAATAAACTCATCTTTGTCCCAGAGACCAGGAGAAGGAATCATCACTTGAAAATGTCTCGAGACCAAGGGCAGGGACTAGTTAATGGTATGTAtcctactaccactactactaattcCTCCTACATAGAGATGATAGTTGTCAAGTTCAAGTACTCTTTCAGTAAAGAGTAATTTCAAACCGAGCAATAGTTATTTCGGAATAAAAATACGGCTTCAAACCTGAATCATTTCTGCTCCCATCTGCGCCCATAGCGGAGGTAGCTTTGGCTATCCAGGCGAAAATTCGAACGATGCTCTCTATGTATGACTCCACGGACACACTCTTCATTATTGTGTATGAAGGCCATTCGAATGCGTACTATGACACACCCAATGCCTGTGTCAGTATCATGTAAGTAGGTTTCCATATGGATATCCCAGAGATAATGAATAATCAAGCTAAGTGACACTATAGGGGCTCGACGAGGGAACCTACGGTTTCTCTACGTTGGGGTTTCGTGGAGACCGCGCTGGGCTTTACTGAAGGAGATGTCGTCTGTATAATGGACTCGGCGTTTCCATCTAGGGCGGCAATGAATTGTGAAGATATTGAATACCTCACGGTCTCGTTATTCGGGTCACCAGCAGCCAGGGGCATGGATGCATCCCTAACGAGACGACTCATTGACTTACTGAATCAAGTAGATACCGAAATCACTATATCACAAATACACGCCAAGCTTACCGTGCATGCAAACCGACCCGACAGCCAACTAAGACTTATGCCTGTACATTTCCCCCCCAAGAACAAGCCATCCATCACCCTTCGCCCCTTGGGAGCGCTCCCAAGGCAGCTCAGAGGTCTGGGAAAAGCAGGTGACTTGTCAGATGGCAAGGTTTTAGTTACTGTTCGGATAATCTCAGACACGACCAGTATGAAGGATATCGTCGAGCAATGCATCCAGTCCTTGTCAGCATCGATTCCGGGGGATGTGGCAGATATCAAGATTGAAGGTATCTTCAAGTTCAGTCCGGACTCGTCCTTGTTGCTGCTCACACTGCCAACTGCGGTTTGGAGCATGCTTCGTCGTAATCACTCCTTTG harbors:
- a CDS encoding uncharacterized protein (COG:S;~EggNog:ENOG410PKZZ), with product MDSAFPSRAAMNCEDIEYLTVSLFGSPAARGMDASLTRRLIDLLNQVDTEITISQIHAKLTVHANRPDSQLRLMPVHFPPKNKPSITLRPLGALPRQLRGLGKAGDLSDGKVLVTVRIISDTTSMKDIVEQCIQSLSASIPGDVADIKIEGIFKFSPDSSLLLLTLPTAVWSMLRRNHSFDFVGVIQSHNLLLCHRSTSMALACGNADLPYRGKD